One window of the Desulfurella sp. genome contains the following:
- a CDS encoding 4-hydroxyphenylacetate 3-hydroxylase N-terminal domain-containing protein, whose protein sequence is MLRTKEQYFEKLFSMKPNVYIGGKKVTRDDPRLRPGLNVLGVTFDLAQDEKWKNVATAHSNLINKEVNRWAYLPQNPYDLMQKQKLIRLAARRVGGCIQRCMGHDAINALAICTKEIDEAKGTNYHERFMNYLKDYQENDLVGCCAQTDSKGDRLKRPSEQQNKDHYVHIVEERKDGIIVSGFKMSVTQAAYADEIIVIPTRALKADDRDFAVAFALPGDWDNMHLITRPVWLRDKDDKNAPPFCTYGVSDSVIVFDNTFVPKERVFMCGEWEFGRRLALLFADSHRHSYSGCKPAVSDILCGAASLAAQANNIEKVPHVKEKLTEYAGAAELAYAAGIAAAVFGEKTKSGVFFPNPIYANVGRRLTGELIYHEYNLLTEIAGGISVTLPFKEDFFAEETKGFLEQFIVRNPNLTADYSLKLWKFIEDVGASPMTAWYEIAGVHGGGSPIMETIALSIEYDFETRKNLARYLAGIDDSYDESKELNLEPNDIK, encoded by the coding sequence ATGCTTAGAACAAAAGAACAATACTTTGAAAAATTATTTTCTATGAAACCCAATGTATACATAGGTGGCAAAAAGGTTACAAGGGATGACCCCAGGCTAAGACCTGGCCTTAATGTACTTGGAGTGACATTTGATTTAGCTCAAGATGAAAAATGGAAAAATGTAGCAACGGCTCATTCAAATCTAATAAATAAAGAAGTAAACCGCTGGGCTTACCTGCCTCAAAACCCATACGATTTGATGCAAAAACAAAAGCTAATAAGGCTTGCCGCAAGGAGAGTAGGTGGTTGTATTCAGCGCTGTATGGGACATGATGCCATAAATGCTTTAGCTATTTGCACAAAAGAAATTGATGAAGCAAAAGGTACAAACTACCATGAAAGATTTATGAATTATTTAAAGGATTACCAGGAAAATGACCTTGTTGGTTGTTGTGCCCAGACGGACTCAAAAGGTGACAGATTAAAAAGACCCAGCGAACAACAAAACAAAGACCATTATGTTCATATAGTAGAAGAAAGAAAGGATGGAATAATAGTTAGCGGTTTCAAAATGTCTGTTACACAAGCAGCTTACGCAGACGAGATAATAGTAATCCCCACACGTGCACTTAAAGCAGACGATAGGGATTTTGCCGTAGCTTTTGCCTTACCTGGAGATTGGGATAATATGCATCTAATAACAAGACCCGTATGGCTTAGAGACAAAGATGATAAAAATGCACCACCTTTTTGTACATATGGTGTATCGGATTCTGTTATTGTATTTGACAATACATTCGTACCAAAAGAAAGAGTGTTTATGTGTGGTGAGTGGGAATTTGGCAGAAGGCTTGCGTTGCTTTTTGCAGATTCCCACAGGCATAGTTATTCTGGGTGTAAACCTGCAGTTTCCGACATCTTATGCGGTGCAGCTTCTTTGGCAGCACAAGCTAACAATATAGAAAAAGTACCTCATGTAAAAGAAAAACTAACAGAGTATGCAGGTGCGGCTGAGCTTGCATATGCAGCTGGAATTGCTGCTGCTGTATTTGGCGAAAAAACAAAATCCGGTGTATTTTTCCCAAACCCGATTTATGCAAATGTAGGCAGGAGACTAACAGGAGAACTTATCTATCATGAATATAATCTTTTAACGGAAATAGCAGGTGGTATAAGCGTTACCTTACCATTTAAAGAAGATTTTTTTGCTGAAGAAACAAAAGGATTTTTAGAACAATTCATAGTAAGAAATCCAAATCTAACAGCTGATTACTCATTAAAGTTATGGAAGTTTATAGAAGATGTTGGGGCATCACCTATGACAGCCTGGTATGAAATAGCTGGAGTTCATGGGGGTGGTTCGCCAATTATGGAAACAATAGCTTTAAGCATTGAATACGATTTTGAAACAAGAAAAAATTTAGCCCGCTATCTTGCAGGTATTGATGACTCATACGATGAATCAAAAGAGCTAAATTTAGAACCAAACGATATTAAATAG
- a CDS encoding CoA transferase subunit A, translated as MESIGELLGFHHPDEMREFFRKKSKKMTSKLMDLKQAVSLVKEGDYISIGGFGTVRIPTAFIHELLRAKKKNLIAACFTSNVDTDLLAAGKTFNKADASYIISFEALGAPKVLKKYFESGSIQLTEWSNGAMGWRYKAAAMGLSYLPVRSMLGTDTQKYSAAKEVTCPFTGMKYLAVPALYPDVAVIHVHAADIYGNSYIRGVLVADVDIAKASKKVIITTEKIVPTEFFRDNPQNTTIPFYQVDAVVATPYGSYPCNMPYEYFMDVDHLREFLKAAEDEKTFQEYLDKNIYNCNDFYEYLDNCGGIRRLEYLKDLESQIIIEGGLR; from the coding sequence ATGGAAAGTATTGGCGAGCTACTGGGATTTCATCATCCAGATGAAATGAGGGAGTTTTTTAGAAAAAAATCTAAAAAAATGACAAGTAAACTCATGGATTTAAAGCAAGCAGTTTCTCTTGTAAAAGAAGGCGACTATATATCCATAGGAGGCTTTGGTACTGTAAGAATACCTACAGCTTTTATACATGAGCTTTTAAGGGCAAAGAAAAAAAACCTAATAGCAGCGTGTTTTACATCTAATGTAGATACAGACCTTTTGGCTGCAGGCAAAACATTTAATAAAGCTGATGCATCTTATATTATTTCATTTGAAGCACTTGGAGCACCAAAGGTATTAAAAAAATACTTTGAAAGTGGATCAATTCAGTTAACAGAGTGGTCCAATGGTGCAATGGGATGGCGCTATAAAGCAGCTGCCATGGGTTTATCATACTTGCCCGTAAGGTCAATGCTTGGAACAGATACGCAAAAATACTCAGCAGCAAAAGAAGTCACGTGTCCATTTACCGGTATGAAGTATTTAGCTGTCCCTGCACTGTATCCTGATGTAGCAGTTATACATGTCCATGCAGCAGATATTTATGGTAATAGTTATATACGAGGTGTCCTTGTAGCTGATGTGGATATAGCAAAAGCTTCAAAAAAGGTAATTATTACCACAGAAAAAATTGTACCGACAGAATTCTTTAGAGATAACCCGCAAAACACCACTATACCATTTTACCAGGTAGATGCAGTAGTAGCTACACCATACGGGAGTTACCCATGCAATATGCCATATGAATATTTTATGGATGTAGATCATTTAAGAGAATTTCTAAAAGCTGCAGAAGACGAAAAAACCTTCCAGGAGTATTTAGATAAAAACATATACAACTGCAATGATTTTTATGAGTATCTGGATAACTGTGGTGGCATAAGAAGGCTTGAATACCTAAAAGACTTAGAAAGTCAAATAATCATAGAAGGGGGCCTAAGATGA
- a CDS encoding CoA-transferase subunit beta yields the protein MNTYNDIELMICVASRIFEDGASVSVGTGIPCAAVMLAQKLYAPNILITFEAGAVAPVLPAMPISVGDSTTMHKALQTGSTCDQMEMIQRGLIDYCFLGGAQIDAYGNINSTVIGDYKKPKVRFPGSGGANDFASMAWRIVMVVPHSIRRFTNKIDFITTPGYLTGPGAREQAGLPPNTGPYKIITNLAVMGFDEETKRMTLESIHPGVSIDDIKNNTGFELIIKQTPKQTEPPTQEELRILREEVDPFKAVIERKAE from the coding sequence ATGAACACTTACAACGATATAGAATTAATGATATGCGTAGCTTCAAGAATATTTGAAGATGGTGCAAGCGTATCTGTAGGCACAGGTATACCGTGCGCTGCTGTTATGCTTGCCCAAAAACTATATGCACCGAATATACTGATAACATTTGAAGCAGGTGCCGTTGCTCCAGTACTTCCTGCTATGCCAATATCAGTTGGTGATTCAACAACAATGCACAAAGCTCTTCAAACTGGCTCTACATGTGATCAAATGGAAATGATTCAACGAGGCCTTATTGATTACTGTTTTTTGGGGGGTGCCCAAATAGATGCCTATGGCAATATTAACTCCACAGTCATCGGCGATTACAAAAAACCAAAGGTAAGGTTTCCAGGCTCAGGTGGAGCAAACGATTTTGCTTCTATGGCATGGAGAATTGTTATGGTAGTGCCTCACTCAATAAGAAGATTTACAAACAAAATAGACTTTATCACTACACCTGGCTATCTAACAGGACCAGGTGCTAGAGAGCAGGCAGGTTTGCCACCAAATACAGGTCCATACAAAATTATTACTAACTTAGCAGTTATGGGCTTTGATGAAGAAACTAAAAGAATGACGCTTGAATCCATTCATCCAGGTGTCAGTATTGATGATATTAAAAACAACACGGGTTTTGAATTAATAATCAAGCAAACACCTAAACAAACTGAGCCGCCCACACAAGAAGAATTAAGAATACTTCGTGAAGAAGTAGATCCATTTAAAGCTGTAATAGAAAGAAAAGCTGAATAA